One Panicum virgatum strain AP13 chromosome 9K, P.virgatum_v5, whole genome shotgun sequence genomic region harbors:
- the LOC120651505 gene encoding cyclin-dependent kinase E-1-like isoform X1 — MGDGRAGGANRPAWLQQYELVGKIGEGTYGLVFLARLKPAHPAPGRRGPPIAIKKFKQSKEGDGVSPTAIREIMLLREINHENVVKLVNVHINHADMSLYLAFDYAEHDLYEIIRHHREKLNASINTYTVKSLLWQLLNGLNYLHSNWIIHRDLKPSNILVMGEGEEHGVIKIADFGLARIYQAPLKALCDNGVVVTIWYRAPELLLGAKHYTSAVDMWAVGCIFAELLTLKPLFQGVEAKNTPNPFQLDQLDKIFKVLGHPTLEKWPTLANLPWWQNDQQHIQGHKYENPVLHNIVHLPQKSPAFDLLSKMLEYDPRKRITAAQALEHEYFRMDPLPGRKKRKDISHTPDRNCFLVSALLPSQPGEKIVQYPVRPVDTTTDFEGTTSLQPTQPPSGNAAQGQSVPRSMPRQMPQQPMVGMPRVAAGTNMAAFNAASQAGMAGLNPGNIPMQRGAGGQSHPHQLRRKADQGMMQNPGYPQQKRRF; from the exons atGGGggacgggcgggcgggcggcgccaaCCGCCCGGCGTGGCTGCAGCAGTACGAGCTGGTGGGGAAGATCGGCGAGGGGACCTACGGCCTCGTCTTCCTCGCGCGCCTCAAGCCGGCCCACCCGGCGCCCGGCCGGCGCGGGCCCCCTATCGCCATCAAGAAGTTCAAGCAGTCCAAGGAGGGGGACGGGGTATCGCCCACCGCGATCAGGGAGATTATG CTCCTGCGCGAGATCAACCACGAGAATGTCGTCAAGCTCGTCAACGTCCACATCAACCACGCCGACATGTCCCTCTACCTCGCATTCGATTACGCGGAGCATGACCTCTAT GAGATTATCAGGCATCACAGGGAGAAGCTAAACGCCTCCATTAACACCTACACTGTAAAATCCTTGCTGTGGCAACTGCTCAACGGCCTCAACTATCTTCACAG CAATTGGATTATCCATCGAGATCTCAAGCCTTCTAACATATTG GTcatgggagaaggagaagaacaTGGAGTTATAAAGATTGCTGATTTTGGGCTTGCTAGGATATATCAAGCTCCGCTGAAAGCATTGTGTGACAATGGG GTCGTTGTAACTATCTGGTATCGTGCTCCTGAGCTATTACTTGGGGCTAAACACTACACAAGCGCTGTTG ATATGTGGGCAGTTGGTTGCATTTTTGCTGAATTGCTGACCCTGAAACCACTGTTCCAAGGTGTCGAAGCCAAAAATACCCCAAACCCATTCCAA CTTGATCAACTGGACAAGATTTTTAAGGTCTTAG GCCACCCTACACTTGAAAAATGGCCTACCCTTGCCAATCTTCCATGGTGGCAAAATGACCAGCAACACATTCAGGGCCATAAATA TGAGAACCCAGTTCTCCATAACATTGTTCACTTGCCACAGAAGAGTCCTGCATTTGATCTTCTCTCAAAAATGCTTGA GTATGATCCTCGAAAGCGTATAACAGCTGCACAAGCTCTGGAGCATGA GTACTTTCGGATGGACCCACTACCTGGAAGAAA AAAGCGAAAGGATATTTCCCATACTCCTGACAGAAATTGTTTTCTGGTCAGCGCGCTTTTACCATCCCAGCCAGGGGAGAAAATTGTGCAATATCCTGTTCGTCCAGTAGACACTACAACAGATTTTGAAGGAACAACAAGCCTTCAACCAACTCAGCCG CCTTCCGGGAATGCGGCTCAAGGTCAATCTGTACCGAGATCAATGCCGCGACAAATGCCGCAGCAACCCATGGTTGGGATGCCAAGAGTAGCAGCTGGTACAAACATGGCTGCCTTCAATGCCGCATCGCAGGCTGGCATGGCTGGCCTTAATCCTGGTAACATCCCTATGCAGAGAGGCGCAGGTGGCCAGTCTCATCCGCACCAG TTGAGACGGAAGGCTGACCAAGGGATGATGCAAAACCCTGGGTATCCTCAGCAGAAGAGGCGGTTCTGA
- the LOC120651505 gene encoding cyclin-dependent kinase E-1-like isoform X2: MGDGRAGGANRPAWLQQYELVGKIGEGTYGLVFLARLKPAHPAPGRRGPPIAIKKFKQSKEGDGVSPTAIREIMLLREINHENVVKLVNVHINHADMSLYLAFDYAEHDLYEIIRHHREKLNASINTYTVKSLLWQLLNGLNYLHSNWIIHRDLKPSNILVMGEGEEHGVIKIADFGLARIYQAPLKALCDNGVVVTIWYRAPELLLGAKHYTSAVDMWAVGCIFAELLTLKPLFQGVEAKNTPNPFQLDQLDKIFKVLGHPTLEKWPTLANLPWWQNDQQHIQGHKYENPVLHNIVHLPQKSPAFDLLSKMLEYDPRKRITAAQALEHEYFRMDPLPGRKNCFLVSALLPSQPGEKIVQYPVRPVDTTTDFEGTTSLQPTQPPSGNAAQGQSVPRSMPRQMPQQPMVGMPRVAAGTNMAAFNAASQAGMAGLNPGNIPMQRGAGGQSHPHQLRRKADQGMMQNPGYPQQKRRF; the protein is encoded by the exons atGGGggacgggcgggcgggcggcgccaaCCGCCCGGCGTGGCTGCAGCAGTACGAGCTGGTGGGGAAGATCGGCGAGGGGACCTACGGCCTCGTCTTCCTCGCGCGCCTCAAGCCGGCCCACCCGGCGCCCGGCCGGCGCGGGCCCCCTATCGCCATCAAGAAGTTCAAGCAGTCCAAGGAGGGGGACGGGGTATCGCCCACCGCGATCAGGGAGATTATG CTCCTGCGCGAGATCAACCACGAGAATGTCGTCAAGCTCGTCAACGTCCACATCAACCACGCCGACATGTCCCTCTACCTCGCATTCGATTACGCGGAGCATGACCTCTAT GAGATTATCAGGCATCACAGGGAGAAGCTAAACGCCTCCATTAACACCTACACTGTAAAATCCTTGCTGTGGCAACTGCTCAACGGCCTCAACTATCTTCACAG CAATTGGATTATCCATCGAGATCTCAAGCCTTCTAACATATTG GTcatgggagaaggagaagaacaTGGAGTTATAAAGATTGCTGATTTTGGGCTTGCTAGGATATATCAAGCTCCGCTGAAAGCATTGTGTGACAATGGG GTCGTTGTAACTATCTGGTATCGTGCTCCTGAGCTATTACTTGGGGCTAAACACTACACAAGCGCTGTTG ATATGTGGGCAGTTGGTTGCATTTTTGCTGAATTGCTGACCCTGAAACCACTGTTCCAAGGTGTCGAAGCCAAAAATACCCCAAACCCATTCCAA CTTGATCAACTGGACAAGATTTTTAAGGTCTTAG GCCACCCTACACTTGAAAAATGGCCTACCCTTGCCAATCTTCCATGGTGGCAAAATGACCAGCAACACATTCAGGGCCATAAATA TGAGAACCCAGTTCTCCATAACATTGTTCACTTGCCACAGAAGAGTCCTGCATTTGATCTTCTCTCAAAAATGCTTGA GTATGATCCTCGAAAGCGTATAACAGCTGCACAAGCTCTGGAGCATGA GTACTTTCGGATGGACCCACTACCTGGAAGAAA AAATTGTTTTCTGGTCAGCGCGCTTTTACCATCCCAGCCAGGGGAGAAAATTGTGCAATATCCTGTTCGTCCAGTAGACACTACAACAGATTTTGAAGGAACAACAAGCCTTCAACCAACTCAGCCG CCTTCCGGGAATGCGGCTCAAGGTCAATCTGTACCGAGATCAATGCCGCGACAAATGCCGCAGCAACCCATGGTTGGGATGCCAAGAGTAGCAGCTGGTACAAACATGGCTGCCTTCAATGCCGCATCGCAGGCTGGCATGGCTGGCCTTAATCCTGGTAACATCCCTATGCAGAGAGGCGCAGGTGGCCAGTCTCATCCGCACCAG TTGAGACGGAAGGCTGACCAAGGGATGATGCAAAACCCTGGGTATCCTCAGCAGAAGAGGCGGTTCTGA
- the LOC120651509 gene encoding uncharacterized protein LOC120651509 produces the protein MTSAAAASSTGGLHLVLPAAHRRPPPLPSLATSSARGRGGGKLRAAAEAAPGDVVVATAAAAGGALLGRPLEDVYKVRVERGAAARARAEALRVMETWSSWRTGGRCRMPWDWQVDQLVYIVSGEVKVIPAGAVHGDDYMHFVAGDLVRYPRWFEADLYFDGPYEERYRFLAYGDDN, from the coding sequence ATGacgtctgccgccgccgccagcagcacTGGCGGGCTCCACCTCGTACTCCCCGCGGCCCACAGGCGGCCGCCTCCGCTTCCTAGTCTTGCAACCAGCTCCGctagaggacgaggaggaggaaagcTCCGAGCGGCCGCAGAAGCGGCGCCAGGagacgtcgtcgtcgccaccgccgccgccgccggcggcgcgctgctGGGCCGGCCCCTGGAGGACGTGTACAAGGTGCGCGtggagcgcggcgcggcggcgcgggcgcgcgcggaggcGCTGCGCGTGATGGAGACGTGGTCGTCGTGGCGCACGGGCGGGCGGTGCCGGATGCCGTGGGACTGGCAGGTGGACCAGCTCGTGTACATCGTGTCCGGCGAGGTCAAGGtcatccccgccggcgccgtccacGGCGACGACTACATGCACTTCGTCGCCGGGGACCTCGTCCGGTACCCGCGCTGGTTCGAGGCCGACCTCTACTTCGACGGCCCCTACGAGGAGCGCTACCGCTTCCTCGCCTACGGAGACGACAACTAG
- the LOC120651508 gene encoding ADP-ribosylation factor-like gives MGQAFRKLFDAFFGNKEMRVVMLGLDAAGKTTILYKLHIGEVLSTVPTIGFNVEKVQYKNVVFTVWDVGGQEKLRPLWRHYFTNTDALIYVVDSLDRERIGRARAEFQAIINDPFMLNSVLLVFANKQDMRGAMTPMEVCEGLGLYDLTNRIWHIQGTCALKGDGLYEGLDWLATTLDEMRASGRITSTSSSSS, from the exons ATGGGGCAGGCGTTCCGGAAGCTCTTCGATGCCTTCTTCGGCAACAAGGAGATGCGG GTGGTGATGCTTGGGTTGGATGCAGCTGGAAAAACCACCATACTCTATAAGCTGCACATTGGCGAAGTTCTCTCCACCGTCCCTACCATCG GTTTCAATGTTGAGAAGGTTCAGTACAAGAATGTAGTGTTCACTGTGTGGGATGTCGGCGGCCAGGAGAAACTGAGGCCCTTGTGGAGGCACTACTTCACCAATACCGATGCTCTG ATTTATGTGGTTGATTCACTGGATAGAGAGAGAATCGGGAGAGCCAGAGCAGAGTTCCAG GCTATAATCAATGACCCTTTTATGCTTAACAGTGTACTTTTGGTGTTTGCTAACAAGCAAGATATG AGGGGAGCAATGACCCCGATGGAGGTGTGTGAGGGCCTAGGGCTGTACGACCTGACTAACCGCATCTGGCACATCCAGGGCACGTGTGCTCTGAAAGGAGATGGCCTGTATGAAGGGCTCGACTGGCTAGCAACTACCCTGGACGAAATGCGAGCCTCTGGACGGATAACCTCaacatcatcatcgtcatcctGA
- the LOC120651507 gene encoding uncharacterized protein LOC120651507, whose translation MAGWSNSTGGGGGRGAGGRGFTNRHFTSYTSDMIHGGSSSGGGGGGGRWRGDRSRGRPPPQPHYCYRPVDAAHRQAQPVSEQQAASSSSSRIQQRTYPIPTADKSSASGTAAPPSTREPDDKATRSAANFECNVCFDMAAEPVVTKCGHLFCWECLYQWLHVHSNHRECPVCKGQVADDAIIPIYGRGGSAASVDNALPRPTGARVESSRQQQQLPTFPPTVYVDDDEEDPFDFPGMMNFGFGATATSLRDAVMSFMPPSFQDMAIEEFDDYSYEYDTDDFDEVYDYNWLGFPVFGSAGAEAGNPISSQAHADMINIRNNIVGTTTGIYHQQEVGYPGANPSNRGRRRRNRARPSADKSSTNGIVMGGSGGAFYRDNGASYNVTAGASSRPNGGWVERRGRSSRNSNSAGGRGGMQDSRRQRTNYN comes from the coding sequence ATGGCCGGCTGGAGCAattccaccggcggcggcggcgggcgaggagcaggaggaagaGGCTTCACGAATCGCCACTTTACTAGTTATACCAGCGACATGATCCACGGTGGTTccagcagcggtggcggcggcggcggtggcaggtgGAGAGGAGACAGGTCGAGGGGGAGGCCGCCCCCGCAGCCTCACTATTGCTACCGCCCTGTAGATGCTGCTCATCGCCAAGCCCAACCCGTATCTGAACAAcaggcggcctcctcctcttccagccgcATCCAACAGCGAACATATCCGATCCCAACGGCAGACAAGTCATCTGCCTCCGGGACCGCGGCTCCACCCAGCACCAGGGAGCCTGATGACAAGGCTACACGCAGTGCTGCCAATTTTGAGTGCAATGTCTGCTTTGACATGGCTGCTGAGCCTGTCGTCACCAAGTGCGGACATCTCTTCTGCTGGGAGTGCCTCTATCAGTGGCTCCATGTGCACTCCAACCACCGTGAATGCCCTGTATGCAAGGGCCAGGTTGCCGACGACGCGATCATACCCATCTATGGGCGTGGTGGCTCTGCAGCCTCTGTGGACAACGCACTGCCAAGGCCCACCGGAGCCAGAGTCGAGAGCtccaggcagcagcagcagctgccaaCTTTCCCTCCCACCGTATAtgtggatgatgatgaagaagaccCCTTTGATTTCCCAGGCATGATGAACTTCGGCTTTGGAGCTACAGCTACCTCACTCAGAGATGCTGTTATGAGCTTCATGCCTCCCAGCTTTCAAGACATGGCGATCGAAGAGTTTGATGACTACTCCTATGAGTATGACACCGATGACTTTGATGAGGTCTATGACTACAATTGGCTGGGCTTTCCAGTGTTTGGATCCGCTGGGGCTGAGGCTGGCAATCCCATTTCTTCACAGGCACATGCTGATATGATAAATATTAGGAACAACATTGTTGGCACTACCACTGGCATCTAtcatcagcaagaagttggctACCCTGGTGCAAACCCTAGTAACAGAGGGAGACGTCGCCGTAACCGTGCAAGGCCATCAGCAGATAAGTCGAGCACCAACGGGATTGTGATGGGTGGAAGCGGTGGTGCTTTCTACCGTGACAATGGTGCCAGTTATAATGTTACCGCAGGTGCTTCTTCTCGGCCTAACGGCGGCTGGGTTGAGAGACgaggaagaagcagcaggaATTCAAATTCAGCTGGTGGAAGAGGAGGGATGCAGGATAGCAGGAGACAGAGGACAAATTACAATTGA
- the LOC120651505 gene encoding cyclin-dependent kinase E-1-like isoform X3 — protein sequence MGDGRAGGANRPAWLQQYELVGKIGEGTYGLVFLARLKPAHPAPGRRGPPIAIKKFKQSKEGDGVSPTAIREIMLLREINHENVVKLVNVHINHADMSLYLAFDYAEHDLYEIIRHHREKLNASINTYTVKSLLWQLLNGLNYLHSNWIIHRDLKPSNILVMGEGEEHGVIKIADFGLARIYQAPLKALCDNGVVVTIWYRAPELLLGAKHYTSAVDMWAVGCIFAELLTLKPLFQGVEAKNTPNPFQLDQLDKIFKVLGHPTLEKWPTLANLPWWQNDQQHIQGHKYENPVLHNIVHLPQKSPAFDLLSKMLEYDPRKRITAAQALEHEYFRMDPLPGRNALLPSQPGEKIVQYPVRPVDTTTDFEGTTSLQPTQPPSGNAAQGQSVPRSMPRQMPQQPMVGMPRVAAGTNMAAFNAASQAGMAGLNPGNIPMQRGAGGQSHPHQLRRKADQGMMQNPGYPQQKRRF from the exons atGGGggacgggcgggcgggcggcgccaaCCGCCCGGCGTGGCTGCAGCAGTACGAGCTGGTGGGGAAGATCGGCGAGGGGACCTACGGCCTCGTCTTCCTCGCGCGCCTCAAGCCGGCCCACCCGGCGCCCGGCCGGCGCGGGCCCCCTATCGCCATCAAGAAGTTCAAGCAGTCCAAGGAGGGGGACGGGGTATCGCCCACCGCGATCAGGGAGATTATG CTCCTGCGCGAGATCAACCACGAGAATGTCGTCAAGCTCGTCAACGTCCACATCAACCACGCCGACATGTCCCTCTACCTCGCATTCGATTACGCGGAGCATGACCTCTAT GAGATTATCAGGCATCACAGGGAGAAGCTAAACGCCTCCATTAACACCTACACTGTAAAATCCTTGCTGTGGCAACTGCTCAACGGCCTCAACTATCTTCACAG CAATTGGATTATCCATCGAGATCTCAAGCCTTCTAACATATTG GTcatgggagaaggagaagaacaTGGAGTTATAAAGATTGCTGATTTTGGGCTTGCTAGGATATATCAAGCTCCGCTGAAAGCATTGTGTGACAATGGG GTCGTTGTAACTATCTGGTATCGTGCTCCTGAGCTATTACTTGGGGCTAAACACTACACAAGCGCTGTTG ATATGTGGGCAGTTGGTTGCATTTTTGCTGAATTGCTGACCCTGAAACCACTGTTCCAAGGTGTCGAAGCCAAAAATACCCCAAACCCATTCCAA CTTGATCAACTGGACAAGATTTTTAAGGTCTTAG GCCACCCTACACTTGAAAAATGGCCTACCCTTGCCAATCTTCCATGGTGGCAAAATGACCAGCAACACATTCAGGGCCATAAATA TGAGAACCCAGTTCTCCATAACATTGTTCACTTGCCACAGAAGAGTCCTGCATTTGATCTTCTCTCAAAAATGCTTGA GTATGATCCTCGAAAGCGTATAACAGCTGCACAAGCTCTGGAGCATGA GTACTTTCGGATGGACCCACTACCTGGAAGAAA CGCGCTTTTACCATCCCAGCCAGGGGAGAAAATTGTGCAATATCCTGTTCGTCCAGTAGACACTACAACAGATTTTGAAGGAACAACAAGCCTTCAACCAACTCAGCCG CCTTCCGGGAATGCGGCTCAAGGTCAATCTGTACCGAGATCAATGCCGCGACAAATGCCGCAGCAACCCATGGTTGGGATGCCAAGAGTAGCAGCTGGTACAAACATGGCTGCCTTCAATGCCGCATCGCAGGCTGGCATGGCTGGCCTTAATCCTGGTAACATCCCTATGCAGAGAGGCGCAGGTGGCCAGTCTCATCCGCACCAG TTGAGACGGAAGGCTGACCAAGGGATGATGCAAAACCCTGGGTATCCTCAGCAGAAGAGGCGGTTCTGA